Genomic DNA from Magnetococcales bacterium:
TACATGCCAGTCACTCGGAAGTTTGGCTCGCAGGAGCGTACCGGTTATGGGGCTGTCCAGCAGCCAACCCTTGAGTCGTTCGCGCGATGCGTCGGACAGAGCCTTCCCGCAAAGCAGGCGGATGACGTTTTGCACCATGGCCTCTGGCGTTGTGGTATCGCGCTCATCGCCAGTCAAGGCGCTGTTCATATCGGGTTCACTGCGATCCAATCGCGTCGTTTCATCTCCAAGGGAACGGATGTATCTGGTCCAACCCGCAGGACCACCCATCAATCCGAGCAACAAATTTGCAGCAGTATTATCGCTCCAGGTCGCCGCAGCCATGCAAACGTCTTCGAGCGTCATGAATCCAGCCGCAACGCTCTTGCGTGCAATCGGCGCATACTCCAGCACCTCCGCCTGGCTGAATGGAATGCGCTGGTCCAGTTTCAAGTATCCCCTGTCCACTAGGCTCAGGATCGCTGCGGCAGAGATCAATTTGTGGGTACTGCACATTGCAAAACGTTCGGTCGGACGCAACGCAATTCTGCCCCCCGACCCGGTGTCCAGTGCGACCACACCCAACCTGCCGCCACTCTTCGCCGCAACGGCGGCGATGGCTTCCTGGGCCTGATCCACTCTTGCAGCGGATACGGACGCTGGCATGGCCGATGCCAGCCTGGCATGAAACCCTGTCACTCCATAAGCAGCGCCGGCCATGATCGCCATGGCGAAACGTCGCCGCGTGAGAGACATGGTCATGCAAGATCCTTCCCTCTTCGATGCCGAACCGCATCCATTTTGAAAAACATCGCTTTATTCGTTGCCGGGCAATGAAAGGCTGCCGGGCCGGAAACATGACAAGCCTCTTTCATGGCGATTTCCGGGTCGGAATGTCCAGGACAACCCGGCGATTCTGGGCCCGGCCAACAGGGGTATCATTCGTGGCGACAGGTTGGGTCAGGCCAAACCCGGCAGCCTGCATACGCCCGGTGACCACCCCTTGCGCCACCAGGTGATTCAGTACAGCCTTGGCCCGTTTCAAGGAGAGATCCTGGTTGAACATCTCACCGCCCACGTTGTCGGTATGCCCTTGGATTGTCACACGCAAATCGGCATTCCGCTTGAGAATATCGACCACGTTGCGCAAACTCTCGTGGGTATGCGCGGGAATGGTCCAGGATCCCGTGGCAAAATTCAAATTGGGTATGACCCAGCAACCCCGGGCGTCGACAACAGCCCCGATCGGCGTTCCCGGGCAGGCGTCCAGATGATCCAGAACTCCATCCCCATCGCTGTCCAGGGGGCACCCCACTTTGTCGACAGCAACCCCATGAGGCGTATTCGGGCACTGGTCCTGGTCATCGATGACACCATCACCATCGCTGTCGCGTGGACACCCCACAGCATCCACGGGAACACCATAGGGCGTACCCGGGCAACGATCATCATTTTCCAGCACGCCATCCCGGTCGCTGTCGATGGCACAACCGCGATTGTCGACCGCCGCTCCCGGAGGGGTTGGCGGGCAGTGATCACGCACCAGGGGAGTCTTATCCTGGTCCACATCGCTCCGACGCCAGTCGTCTCCCGCCTGCGAAGGATTGGGCGGGGCCGGATGACAGGCCGCCGTGAGAAGAGCCGATAACAGCCATGCTCCCAACAAAACCTTCCGGCTCGGCGTGACCATGCAGTGACTCCATGCGTGCTAAACGACAAGGTTGAACAGGGCTGTGGGATACTCCCTGATTTGGCCCTTACGGTCAAGCCTGTTGAGCCACTCTTTTTTGCCTCTGTTGATCACGGCCCCCCTGTTCGACGAATCCCGATATCCACATCAGCTTCGTGGAACACAGTCTTGAAGGGCGGGTGAGATCCGCCAGACAATCCATTCTGGAACGACTGAAGCCCTGTGCGAACCGGATCCCGTTTCCGAATCGATCACCCGCCAGCCTGTTTTCGATACATGGTTGCCAGCGGATGCCCCGGCTGCAAAGCCAGAATACGGTCAAAATCGGCCAGGGCTTCCCTGGAACGTCCCAACCTGGATGCGGCCATGCCCCGCCGCAGAAGATATTCAATCTGGTCGGATCGTAAAGTCACAGCCTTGTCAAAAGCTTCCCATGCGGCCTGATAGTGTTCTCTGCCAAACAGGATGAGACCCCGACTGAAATGGGCTGGAGCGGCATCGGGCTGAAGGTTAACCGCCCGGTCAAAATCCGCCAGTGCCGGATCATTCTGTCCCATCTTTTGGTAAAGTTCGGCGCGGCTTACATGGGCCTGGAACGAACCGGGAGCCAAGGTGATCGCCCGGGTATAGTCGGCGATGGCCTGGGCGTTGTTGCCCAGTTTTTGGGCCAAATCCGCCCGGGCCAGGAGTGGATCACTCTCCTCGGGGTTCAACCTGATCAGGTGTCCCAGGTCGGTGAGTGCCTGCTCGGGACGTTGCATGCCCACCCAAGCATGCGCCCGTTCTTTCAGCAACGACACGTTGTCCGGCTCAAGAGCGATGGCTTTGCTCAAATCACGTACCCTGGCCTCGGGATTGCCTTTGCGGTCCCAGTATTCGGCACGGCGCAGCAGCGGATTGATGTCACCCGGATGTGCTGCGACATCGCGATTGTACAAATCCAGTGCAACTCCGTAGTCCCTGTTGGCCAACTCCCTGCGACCCATCCTTTCAAGGACCATGGCCCGGTTCTCAAAGGCCCGGGCCAACCAAAAGGGTTTCCGGGCAATGACAAAGGCAAATTTTTGTTCGGCATCCTTGACTTGTTCCAATTCCAGGGAATAGAGGCCACTGACCCAGACGTTGCGCAATTCCTGATCCGTTACCTCCTCACTCCGGGATGCAACAGCGCTCTCTTGCGCCTCCGCCATGCCTCCTGGCAAACAGGCAAGAGCCATCGTCAGAAGAAACATCCCTTGCAGGAAAGAGGGGAAAAGCCTTTGGCGATCGTGCATATGGAACATGATGACAGCCGATTTATCCAAAAGTCGAAACAGCCCAAAAAAAAGGAAACGGATCCCCTCCCTGCCCTGCCCTGCCCTGCCGGGTATACCTGATATCCGCCAAACGAGACCGGAGAGCCAAACGAGGCCCAGAAAACTCAAGAGATCCGAGCACCGCCCCGGGGCTATTCTATCATATCGAATGTCGAGATTTGAAGTGGGTATATTTCCAACCCGACTCACGGTGGGGAAGGTTTTGCCGGAGGTCTGGGCGTCACGGATTTTATTCCCACGTGATAGTTGTGGCATTCAAGGCAGGCATCGCCTGCCTTGTTTGGCCGGTGACACTTGGAACAGGCACTCTTCTCCAATTGGGCAAAGCCGCTCAGGACGACGGGGAGTTGCCCTGCCGGACTGCCTTGGGCAAGGGTTTTGGAGAAGGGGTGGCAATCCTGGCACCGGGGTACCAGGCTCTGATGTGCCCGGTGAGAAAATTTGCGGAACCCTTTGGCATGGGGGTGGCTGACGCGCCCCTGCCAGACGGGAAAGGCCTGTTCGGAATCCGTGCTGGAACCAAAGTGACACTTGCCGCATTGTCCTGTGGCCTTTTCGGAGACAAACATTTGAAAAAGGCGCTGCGCCGCCGCAGAAGCGTTTCGCCGGAAAAAGAGCGTGTCCAACCAGGCGCGCAGGAAACCATCTTCGTGACCGGTCGGCAGATAGTAGAGTGAAAAACCCTCCCGATACCATCCGCCCCCCTCGATCCAGGCATCACCCGCGAGAGGCCGCAGGGCAGGCGCCAAACCTGTCACCGGAGTATCACGCCGGGTTCCTGGCTTCTTCCCGGAAATGGCGTTCTCCTTGTCATCACCCAGGAGCCCCCCTTTGTCATCACCCAGGAACAGCCCCCCCTTGTCACCCGAAAGTTCTCCCTGACCACCACCAGTCAGCCCCTTCTGCTGGCCAGAGGCATCTTTGGTTCCAACTTCGGGTTTGCTCCCACCCGCAGCGACCGGCGCGGGAAGCAAAACGGAATCCGCAACTGGAATGGGAACGGGTTTTCCCTGGCGATGCAGTGCGATCTCCTCCAACAGGTGGGGAAACCACTCCTTTTGGACCGAGCGGATCAACTCTGCCGACATTTGTCCGCTCAATTGCGCCAAAGAGTGATAATCAGGCCGTTCCCCCAGCAAATGCTGCAAACGATTGGCCAGCGCCGGGCGACCATGGGCCAACAAGTCAAAAACCAGCTCCTTGATGCTCCAAACCAGGGTGGAGATGGCGGTGATCTGGGCCTCCGTTGCCGAGGCAAGATTCATGGTGTCCACGTTGCTCAAAAGGGAAAAAGCTGCCATGAACTCGGGCGAACCGGAAAAAAAGCTGGGCATGAAGGGGGTCAATTCGCCATCGCTCGCCGTGGGCCACTCACCGATGGCCACCCCACGGCGCCGCAACGCATCCACATCCAAAGGCGGCAGGGAAAGGGCCTTCAACCCCTTTGGACCTGATTGAAAAACTTCACGAATCTGGTCGATGTGACAGCTACCGCATGCTGGTTGAAAACGGATCGAGGAGACCATGTTGCCGACGTTGTTTTCAGGGTGGCACGTCTGGCAACGCTGAGGTGCCTTGTCGGCAAGTTTGCCTAAAAAATGTTTTTGAAAATGGCTCCGATGATCAAATTTGATGGAGGTCTGTTCCCGGTGGGGGTAGCCCACGAATGGTGGGTGATCCTGGTCGAAACGAGCCGTCGCTTTGCGGTGGCAGGAGTTGCAACGATCCTGCCCCCACCAACTCTCCTGCAAGGATTGACCTTGATGCTCCTGATGACAAAGCCCACACTCCAGAGGCTTCTCATGGCCCAGATCCGAACCCAGCAAAGGCGCCGCCATGTGCAGGGTAACAGGCAAAACCGGGGGAGAAGGCCACTCGGAAACCCTGGGCTCAAGTTTTTTTAAAAACTGTGGATCCAGGCTGTGGGGCGATTGGGCATACTCCCCCAGGGGGTGGCATTTCAGGCAACGCAAATTGTCGGGTTGAGGGTCTGATCGTCTCACAGCCAACCTGAGCCAGCTCCGCGGACCACGCTCGGCAGCCGCGTGACAGACAGAGCAATTTTCAATGGAACTGTGAAACGGATTCAAATGCCCCGGAGAGATAAACTCCAGCACCTTGGGGCCGTAGGTCACGAAGAGGACAAGACCCAACGCAGTCAGCAAAGACCAACGCACCAACACCCGGCGCCACCCATATAAATGGCGCAGTGGTTGGCAGGTGGGTAACGGACGACCACAATGGCCATCGGGCGATGGTCCCTCCTGACACCCCCCCCCGGCAAAGGGGGGCCGGGCACAATACCACCTGTCACCCCGGCGAACGGGTTGACATTCGCTTTGGCCACCACAATGACCCCGTCGGTCCGGTCCAGAACGGCAGGCCTTTCCTTCCCGCGCACGACCGCAAACCCAGGCGTGACCTGGACGTTCGTAGCATTCCGGGCTCGATTGGGGGTCGTCCATGCGGTCAGCCCTGAAATCCCAGGACATTCAAAACGTGCCAGGCCACCAGGATCCACATGCCAAAGGTCAAGGGGAGATGAACAAGCAGCCAGATTTTCATGGCCCCCTGCAACGTGCAGTGGTAGTCCAGATCATCCTTGCGGAGGACCAACGCCTCGATACGTCCCAGCACCTCCATCTCCCGGGCATCAAGGTACCGTTCCAGGCTCTTGATCTCATTCAGGAGAACAAATCGGGAACGGTTCCAATCCAAGAGATGTTCGTGGGGGTTGCACACCCGGCTGAAAAAGTCCCGCAGGCGAAATTCGTAAAATTCCGCCAGAGTGGTTGACCCGGTGGTATGGGCCAGGGAAACGACAGCCTGTTCCACCTCGCGCCTGGCCTCTTCCCGAAAGATGGAAATTCGTTCCTGGATGACCTCGACGCCTCGACGGGTCAAACGTTTCGGCACATTCCTGTACAGGAGGAAGCCCACAACGCCACTGAGCGCCACGAACCAGAAACAGAGCGCCAGGATGGTATCGAAAGCGCCACTGGGAATCCAATTGCCGACATGGAAGAAGAAGAGAGGCATGGTCACAGAACCCACCAGAATGTGCAGGCCAGTCCAACGATGCATGGCCCCAATCGGCAGCATGCTCAATCTTTTGCGAAGGGTGTGCAGAGTCAGCAGGAGAAGTGCGCCCAGCAGGATCCAGCCCGTGACATGGCTCGTGTTGCGCAGGCTGGCGCCAAGGAACCGCACCCCATAACCCATCAGGAGCAAAAACAAGATGGCAGGAAGCAACGTTCCGAACAGAAAACGGAACAGGGGATGCCTGCGTTGCCATAGATTGCCCTTCATAATCACCTCGCCCGACTGCCCCCCATGGAAGCCTTTGGCAGGGCTACGCCCTGAACCCCATGTATGGTCCACCCCGCATGCAAGGAATGAACTCTGTTCCGAACGCCAACTTTTTTCTATAGTGGAGCCCGTCGTCAAGACAATTTCATAGTGAACCCCAAAATCTGGGCAGCATGAGTGCAGTGATCCGTATTTGCCGGACTCCGTGCCTCAAAATAGCCTTGACGTCGGAATCCACTATGCTGAACGATGACAGGAAGCCCCCCTCCACCCTCGCCCGATGAAAGTCGCTGACGCAGCTTTCGCGGTAACGGCAACAGAAGAAAGCAGAAGGATCCCACAATGCAATGGTCAAACGTCATGCGTTCAGTGCACTCCTGGATGGGAATAATCGTTTTCCCGTTTGTGTTCCTGGCCGGGGTAACGGGTTTCTACCTCAGCAATGAAGACCTGTTTCCGACATCCACAATGTTCGAACATATTGAGTCCGGAGAAGTAATATGGCCAGAAAAAAAAGATCCACTCTCCCTTGAAAAAGCGATCACTCTGGCCAACTCTCAATGGAAGAATGGCATAACCGGAAAGGTAACCAAAAAAAAGATTAACGATAGAAATCAATACATCCTCTGGGAGAAGGGAGGCAATCAACGGATCGTGATCGATATTGACAATCACTCGTATTATGTAAAAACGAGCGATTACATTAAAAGACAATACACGCCTGACGGCATTCATCTGCATACGAAATTCTATATTTATAACATCATTGAACACATACACAAAGGCAGGCTCATGCACTGGGGAGCATTCAAGGTGGCTGTGGATGTCACGAGTATTGCGCTGGTGCTTTTTGCCATATCGGGGGTATATTTGTGGATTCGTCCACGTCTGAAGCGTTACTTCAGGAACAGGAGCTGAAGTTTCCTCTGCAAAAAAGTTTTTTCATGGATATTCACATCATCTCCCATATGGGTGACGGGCCGGATGAACACCCGGGCGCCACCCTGTTTCATGGCTTTCGCGGCAGGGCAGCAGAAAAAATTCCGAAAATTCCCAACTTTTCTTTGCTCTCTTTTGCCGGGAAACCGATACTGTCACGGCGTATGCAGCTGGCAGCCCCGCCGATTGAGGAGTCTTCCCATTTTTTTCGCCTCTTCTTGACAGGGGGAACTCTCCTTTCTAGAGTCTCACAATCGTCCACTAAAACGTAACACCGGAGCCTTATGGAAGAGGAATTTTTTCGCATCAAGCGGTTGCCGCCCTATGTGTTTGCCGTCGTCAACGAGTTGAAGTCCCAGGCAAGGGCACGTGGGGAGGATATCATTGATTTCGGCATGGGAAATCCTGACCACCCAACGCCCCAGCACATCGTGGATCGTTTGAACGAGGCTGCCATGGAGGGCCGCAACCATCGCTACTCCCTCTCGAAGGGCATTCATGGTCTGCGCAAAGCGGTCTGCGGCTACTACAAGCGGCGGTTTGATGTGGAACTGGACCCGGACCGGGAAGCCATTGTCACCATCGGATCGAAAGAGGGTTTGTCGCACATGGCGTTGGCCATCACCAACCCTGGGGTGACCGTCCTTGCGCCCAACCCGACCTATCCCATTCACGTCTATGCCTTCGTCATTGCCGGCGCCGACATTCTGCATGTGCCTCTGCTCAAGGCGGAAGATTTTTTCGATGCCCTGAAACATGCGGTCGAGCACACCTGGCCACGGCCCAAGACGCTGATGATCAACTTTCCGGCCAACCCCACCGCCATGGTGGTCGATCTGGATTTTTACGTCAAGCTGGTGGCATTCGCCAAGGAACACGACCTGATCGTGTTGAGCGACGTGGCTTATGCCGAACTCTGTTTTGACGGTTACCTGGCCCCCAGCATTCTTCAGGTTCCTGGCGCCAAGGATGTCGCTGTGGAGTTCTACTCCATGTCCAAGACCTACAACATGCCTGGTTGGCGCGTCGGTTTTGCGGTGGGCAACCAGAGATTGATTCATGCCCTGACCCGGCTGAAGTCCTACCTCGATTATGGTTTGTTCCAGCCCATCCAGATTGCCGCCGCTGTTGGCCTCAATGGTCCACAAGAGTGCGTCGACGAGATTCGCGAACTGTACCGGAGTCGCCGGGATGTCCTGGTGGACGGTTTGGCACGCGCCGGATGGGTCGTCGACAAGCCCAAGGCCACCATGTTTGTCTGGGCCCGCATACCGGAAGAGTATCGCAAGATGGGTTCTCTGGAGTTTTCCAAGCTGCTTCTCCAGGAAGCTAAAATTGCCGTGGCCCCAGGGGTCGGCTTTGGTAAATATGGTGACGAGTTTGTGCGCATCGCCTTGATTGAAAATGAACATCGGACACGCCAGGCGCTGCGGGGCGTGCGAAAGTTTTTCAATGCCGGGGGAGATGTGCAAACCTGAGGGGCATCGGAACGCCACGACGCAGTCGTAAAAGTTGTCTGACGGCTCTCACGACAGGGAGGCAGAGGGGACTCCCTCGGCCCATGAACGCTGAAGAGGGTAAGAGTATTGGACACGCTACGCATCGGCCTGCTGGGGCTGGGAACTGTCGGAACGGGAACGGTACGCCTGCTGCAAACCCACGAGCGCCTGCTTTGGGAAAGAACGGGCGTGCGCTTTCGATTGGTGCGTATCGCCGACCTGGATGTGCATCGTGACCGGGGAATCTCCCTGCACACCGTGGAGTTAACCCGGGATGCGCACGCTGTGGTCGTCGCAGATGACATTGATATCGTTGTCGAGTTGATTGGCGGCATCGATCCGGCACGAAACCTAGTGGAGTCGGCCCTGCGCCATGGCAAACATGTCGTAACCGCCAACAAGGCCCTGATCGCCCAGTACGGCAACGAGCTGTTGCTTGAAGCCGAAACGCAAAATTGTGAACTGGCCTTCGAGGCGGCTGTAGCCGGTGCCATTCCCATCATCAAGGCCCTGCGGGAGAGTCTGGCCGCCAATCAGATCGATCAGATTCATGGCATCCTCAACGGAACCTGCAATTACATCCTGACCGAGATGCGGGAAAAGGCCCTTCCCTTCGGCCAAGTCCTGAAGGCGGCCCAGGAAAAGGGGTACGCCGAGGCGGATCCTTCCTTCGACGTGGATGGCATCGACACGGCCCATAAGTTGGCCATTCTGTCGGCCATTGCGTTTGGCACCCCCATCAACTTCAAGGGTATCAGCGTCGAAGGCATTCGCCAGGTCACGGAAGTCGATATCGCCTGGGCCAGGAAGATGGGGTATCGGATCAAGCTGTTGGCCATAGCCAAACGCAACCCGTCGGGGCTGGAACTTCGTGTCCATCCAGCCATGGTGGCGGCTGACAGCATGGTTGCCACCGTCGAGGGGGTCTTCAATGCGGTGTTTGTGAACGGCGACTTTTCCGGAACGACCATGCACTCTGGCCGCGGAGCCGGAGAGAAGCCCACGGCCAGCGCAGTGCTGGGTGACCTCGTTGACATGGCCCGCAATCTCAAGGCCGGCATACGGCGGCGGGTACCTCTGTTGTCCACACGCACGGAACACCTGCAAACCATGCCGGTTCTCTCCATGGATGACCTGATTGGAGAGTACTATCTCCGTCTGGCCGTTGTGGACGAGAGCGGCGTTCTCGCCGAGATTGCCGATGTGTTCCGCCGGCATGCCATATCCATCAAGACCATCCATCAGGAGGGGCGTTCCAGCCAGGCGACGGTTCCTGTCCCTTTGGTGCTGGTCACCCATGAGACATCGGAACGGCGCATCCGCGCCGGATTGCAGGAGTTGGAGAGGATGGGATCAGTCCTGGAAAAACCGCATCTGATTCGCATCGAGAGCATTTTTGCCTGAGATCGCCAGGGAATCGGGTCGGACCGCCGTCGTCATTGTCATCGAAGGTTTGTCCGTCCAGGAAGATCCTCCCCTGCACACCCTATGCCCTCCGCTGGGCCGTTGGGTCTCCCGGGGTCGGCGTGGCATGTTGGCATGGCCTGCGGCAGGGTCGGATGCGACTCTGGAGAAACCGGGTCTGTTCGCCTTGTTCGGGTTGTTGCCGGAAGTTCTCTCTGGAAGGGATCTTCCGTCCGGGTATCACATGGCACGCGCCATGGGTCTGGCCGACGACGCAGGGCTGGGTTGGGCTGTCCTCGGCTTCACCCATCTGCGCCAGGTTCAGATGGATCTGCATGTCGTTTCCAGGCAGAGGACGGGACAGAACCAGGCGGAAGTCGCGGCCCTGGCACAGGCATTGGCGGAAGAGTACCTTCGGGAGGGTTGGCGGATTCATCCGGGCATGGGCATGGAGTTGCTGCTCTCGACAACGCTTCCTCTACAGGTTCGCACCTTCCCCTTGGCCCACCTGGAGGGGCGACGCACCCTGGATCTCCTGCCTCAGGGTGCCGATGCAGCTTCGTTACTCCGGCTTTTGACCACCGGGCAACTCATCCTCGCCCGTCACCCCCTGAATCAAGAACGCCAGGCGCAAGGTCGATTGCCCCTGAATACACCTTGGATCTGGGGCGTAGGCCGGGATCATGGGGAGAAAACGCCTCCCCCACCAACGACCCGGGGAGTATGCTGGAGTGCAGAACCTTTGGTGGCCAGTCTGGCACACAGCGACGGTTGGCGCCCCTGTCTCCTGGATGACGAAGAACAAGTGCCGACAGCGCTGCTCCCGGACATTTTGGACCAGGTTGCCCGAGGTGACCGTGCCCTGGTTCACCTCCAGGCGCCGGCCTTGCTGGTACAACACGGTTTGCCATCGCAACGAAAAAATCATTTGCGCATGCTCGGCGATCTTTTGCTTGCGCCTTTGGCGGCTGCCTTGCGTCCGCTCGCCGTACCTCTGGTGGTTCTTTCCGGGCCATGCCTGGCGCCTGATGGGATGGTTCTCCCCGAACCATCACCCTGGCTCATGCCACCCGAGGAAACGAGATCCACAAGACCTTGGTTTTGGCCAAAATGGAGTGGGAGAAGAGGAGACATTCTCGCCATGGCAAACTTTCGACAAGCGTGGATGGCATGATCGACGATCCGGCCACAACGCCCGGCGCGTCATTTCAGGGGCGCCTCTGGGAACAGCGGGAGCGTGCCGGATTGCACCACGAACATGTGGCGCGGGAATTGGGTATGTCACCGCTCCTGGCGCCGCTTTTGGCCTCACGCCAGATTGAGACCGTCGCGGGCGCCCAAAATTATTTACGGCCCGCCCTGGGCCAACTTGCAGACCCCTCTCTGCTGCGGGATATGGATCGTGCCGTCACCCGCGTGGCCCAGGCCCTACGGGAGAAGGAAGCCATCGCCATCTTTGGGGATTACGATGTGGATGGAGCCACATCCTCTGCGTTGCTGGTCCGCTATTTCCGGGCCCTGGGTGTATCTGTTCGTGTCTATGTTCCAGATCGGCTGGATGAGGGGTATGGACCCAACGTTCCCGCCATGCGGCAACTCGCCGCCGAGGGAACACGACTGATCATCACCGTGGATTGTGGCATATCCTCCTTCGACGCCATGGAAGAGGCCTCCCGGTTGGGCATGGATATCGTTGTCACCGATCACCACCAACTGGTCGATGATCGGCTGCCGGTCGCTGTCGCGATCATCAATCCGAATCGACGAGACGATACCTTCGCCCACAAGGAGTTGGCGGGGGTCGGTCTGGCTTTTTACCTGGTCATGGCCCTGAACCGGTATTTGCGCCAGCAGGGGTTGTTTGGCGGTCACCTCCCCGAACCCGACCTCAAACCTTTGCTGGAGTTGGTGGCCGTGGGAACAATAGCCGACGTGGCCCGCTTGACCGGCATGAATCGACTCCTGGTGGCCGTCGGCTTGCGGGACAGCGCCCGGATTCGCAACCCGGGGTTGCAGGCCCTGGTTCGCCAGGCGGGCCTCTCTCGAACTTCCGAGAAAGGGCTTTCGCCAGGACAGATCGGTTTTCAGCTGGGGCCACGCATCAATGCCGGGGGTCGCCTGGGTCAAGGCATACTCGGTTCGGAGCTGTTAAGCAGCGATGATCCGGAACGCATCGAGGAGATTGCCCATATTCTCGAAAGCGCCAATCGCGAACGGCAGGCCATCGAACAACGGATCCTGAACGAAGCCCTGACCATGATCGGCGAACAGGATCTGATCAACCGCCGGATGGGGTGGGTATTGGCAAGCCCGAACTGGCACCCCGGGGTGGTCGGTATCGTGGCATCACGCATCACCGAGCGCTTTTATCGACCCACCATGGTTGTCGCCCTGGACGCGACCAAGGGAGAGGGCAAAGGTTCGGGGCGCTCGGTGCGCGGGGTGAATTTGTTCGCCGCCGTTGCCGCTGCCGGCGGATTTTTACTGCGTTTTGGCGGACATCACGCCGCCGCCGGCCTGACCATCGCCCTGGAGCAACTTGACCCTTTCATCGAGGCCTTTGATCAGGCGGTGCGGACCCAAAATGATCCCAGACTGTTTCAACCCGTTCTCAAGTTTGATCTTCTCCTCTCCCCAACGGCCATGCAACAGGAGCTGATCCGGCACATGCAACGCTTTCAACCCTTCGGCATGGGCAATCCCGAACCGGTTGTCGTTCTGCCACAGATGCGCATCGAGTCATCGTCAGTCCTGAAGGAACGCCATGTCAAATGCCAGTTGGTCGACAACAAGGGGGGGCGCGTGGAAGCGCTCGGTTTTGGTTTGCTTCCAGGCCCTTTGGGAGAGCGGCTATTGACGGAACGCGGTACCGTCGATGTGGCAGGAACCCTTTCGATCAGCACGTTTCGAAATCGGGAAACGGTGCAATTGCACATCAAGGATGCACGTCTGGCCATGTGACCATGTGCGTACCTGGCCAGGCAAGAGGGCCAGGCTTGAGAACCTTCCGGAAAGGGCTTACAGTGTCGACGGGAGATTTTGTCCGATATGATGACATCCGATGCACTGACCGCTTTTTTGCAGGATCAACAAACCACCTTGCAAGGACTGGCAGGCACCCACCCCTTCCGTGTGGCCGGTTGGTTGCTGGTGGTCGGAATTGCCGTGCAAGTGGTGTTGTCCATTGCAGGGCAGATGCGTCGGTTGTCTCTCCAGGAGAAGCGGCAACGTGTCGAGATCAAACTCCTGGAGACACAGCTGGAAAAAGCAACGTCTCTGTACCACCTGGAGGTGGAGAGACAGGCCCGTTCCTGGAGCGGGGTGCGCAAGTTTCGCATCGACCGCAAGGTGCCCGAAACCCCCGGAGTCTGGTCTCTGTATCTGGTCCCACATGATGGCAAGCCTCTGCCGCCCTTCCTTCCTGGTCAGTATTTGACTTTTGTGGTGCGGGTTCCTGGTCGTGAGAAACCTGTCACCCGATGTTACTCTCTTTCCAGC
This window encodes:
- the recJ gene encoding single-stranded-DNA-specific exonuclease RecJ: MIDDPATTPGASFQGRLWEQRERAGLHHEHVARELGMSPLLAPLLASRQIETVAGAQNYLRPALGQLADPSLLRDMDRAVTRVAQALREKEAIAIFGDYDVDGATSSALLVRYFRALGVSVRVYVPDRLDEGYGPNVPAMRQLAAEGTRLIITVDCGISSFDAMEEASRLGMDIVVTDHHQLVDDRLPVAVAIINPNRRDDTFAHKELAGVGLAFYLVMALNRYLRQQGLFGGHLPEPDLKPLLELVAVGTIADVARLTGMNRLLVAVGLRDSARIRNPGLQALVRQAGLSRTSEKGLSPGQIGFQLGPRINAGGRLGQGILGSELLSSDDPERIEEIAHILESANRERQAIEQRILNEALTMIGEQDLINRRMGWVLASPNWHPGVVGIVASRITERFYRPTMVVALDATKGEGKGSGRSVRGVNLFAAVAAAGGFLLRFGGHHAAAGLTIALEQLDPFIEAFDQAVRTQNDPRLFQPVLKFDLLLSPTAMQQELIRHMQRFQPFGMGNPEPVVVLPQMRIESSSVLKERHVKCQLVDNKGGRVEALGFGLLPGPLGERLLTERGTVDVAGTLSISTFRNRETVQLHIKDARLAM